The Gemmata palustris genome includes a region encoding these proteins:
- a CDS encoding glutamate--tRNA ligase: protein MTVRTRFAPSPTGYLHIGGVRTALFNWLYARRHGGQFVLRIDDTDAARNRAEAVKPILDGFDWLGMDWDEGPTKDASGDSFGPHKPYFQSQRNDRYVAAAMKLMAEGKAYPDYTTQAEQDSRRDLAKRLKQAYVHRGSNRDVPPEENLRQYKEKPAAILLKVPTGEKVVFDDHVRSDRKDDGEKKNALLVPLEFSTDTLRDVTLLREPDASGVPRAVYPFATVVDEIDFGITHVIRAEEHLTNTPPQILIYKAMGANVPEFAHLPLVNSINPVTKKSEKMSKRNQPPLSEYEIAALKACGWSDDEIKGRDDLNLSTLAYYRALGYLPAAVMNYLVRLGWSLDAESEFIPLDVVLKNFSLDRVTKAPGNFDAKKLMWLQGEYMKLLSPVEKLERALPHLRRARLVSDSVDPAARALLLKIAETAADRIKLLSDFVFYAAPLLKDVPEYNPKAVADKLAKPGVADRLRGFADELRALEPFDAPTILASFMGFATKLGVKPKDLDGPVRVAVTGETTGFSLPETLALLGRDKVLARIESAIKMT, encoded by the coding sequence ATGACAGTTCGCACACGCTTCGCGCCCAGCCCGACGGGCTACCTGCACATCGGGGGCGTTCGCACCGCCCTCTTCAACTGGCTGTACGCCCGGCGCCACGGGGGCCAGTTCGTCCTCCGCATCGATGACACCGACGCGGCCCGCAACCGCGCCGAAGCCGTGAAGCCCATCCTCGATGGGTTCGACTGGCTCGGCATGGACTGGGACGAAGGGCCGACGAAGGATGCGAGCGGCGACAGCTTCGGTCCGCACAAACCGTACTTCCAGAGCCAGCGCAACGACAGGTACGTCGCGGCCGCGATGAAACTGATGGCCGAGGGCAAGGCGTACCCGGACTACACCACGCAGGCGGAGCAGGACAGCCGGCGCGACCTCGCGAAGCGGTTGAAACAGGCGTATGTGCATCGCGGCAGCAACCGCGACGTGCCGCCGGAGGAGAACCTGCGCCAGTACAAGGAGAAGCCGGCCGCGATCCTACTGAAGGTGCCGACCGGCGAGAAGGTGGTCTTCGACGATCACGTTCGCAGCGACAGGAAGGACGACGGCGAGAAGAAGAACGCGCTTCTTGTGCCACTGGAGTTCAGTACCGACACACTTCGCGACGTGACTTTGCTCCGCGAGCCTGACGCGAGCGGTGTGCCGCGCGCCGTCTACCCATTCGCCACGGTCGTGGACGAGATCGATTTCGGCATCACGCACGTCATTCGTGCCGAGGAACACCTCACGAATACGCCGCCGCAGATTCTGATTTACAAGGCGATGGGTGCAAACGTGCCGGAGTTCGCGCACCTCCCGCTTGTCAACAGCATCAACCCGGTGACGAAGAAGAGCGAGAAGATGAGTAAGCGGAACCAACCACCGCTTTCCGAGTACGAGATCGCCGCGTTGAAAGCGTGTGGATGGTCCGATGACGAGATCAAGGGCCGAGACGACCTGAACCTCAGTACGCTGGCATATTACCGCGCCCTCGGCTACTTGCCGGCCGCAGTCATGAACTACCTCGTGCGCCTCGGTTGGTCGCTGGACGCTGAGAGTGAGTTCATCCCGCTCGATGTAGTGCTGAAGAACTTCAGTCTCGACCGCGTGACGAAAGCGCCCGGCAACTTCGACGCGAAGAAGCTCATGTGGCTCCAGGGCGAGTACATGAAGTTGCTCTCGCCGGTGGAGAAACTGGAGCGAGCACTGCCGCACCTGCGCCGCGCGCGACTCGTGAGCGATTCGGTCGATCCCGCAGCGCGTGCTCTTCTCCTGAAGATCGCGGAAACCGCGGCGGATCGCATCAAGCTGTTGTCCGACTTCGTGTTTTACGCGGCCCCGCTCCTGAAGGACGTGCCGGAATACAACCCGAAGGCGGTCGCCGACAAGCTCGCGAAGCCCGGCGTCGCGGACCGGCTCCGCGGGTTCGCGGACGAACTCCGTGCCCTGGAGCCGTTCGATGCGCCGACGATCCTGGCGTCGTTCATGGGCTTCGCGACCAAACTCGGTGTGAAGCCCAAGGATCTCGACGGCCCGGTTCGGGTCGCGGTGACGGGCGAGACGACCGGCTTCAGCTTGCCGGAAACGCTCGCGCTCCTCGGGCGCGATAAGGTGCTGGCGCGGATTGAGAGCGCCATCAAGATGACGTAA
- the dnaE gene encoding DNA polymerase III subunit alpha produces the protein MARCFCHLHLHTHYSMLDGFNRIPPLVKQTKELGMNAVAITDHGNLYGAIEFYMECKKGGIKPIIGYEAYLAPGSRLERDSKGELGFSTHLTLLAKNEAGLKNLIKLSSIAYLEGFYRNPRIDKEILEQYHEGIMCLSGCLAGEFNQYIIKDKPHEAEKTAKWFRKVFGEDFYIEIQNNGIGLQDQCTPVAADIANKLGVPLVATADAHYLCSEDAQAHDVLFCINTRQMHDPRKKKYPEERMANPYFVRSPEDMYRLFPNHPDAVARSQEIADKVDIDIDFKKRYFPVFVTPDEKTPDAYLRELCERGMYERYGAEPSEAVRKRLDHELGIINKMGFPTYFLVVWDFVRFAREEGIPCTARGSGCGAIVCYLLYMSHVCPLEYDLLFERFLDPNRSEAPDIDIDFCQERRELVIDYVKRKYGVESVAQIGTFGTLAAKAALKDVGRVLGQTPERMNALCKLVPMKGAISKSLQEALDESPDFKREYDQDPSIREVVDIALKLEGANRNVGTHAAGVVIANGPVTNYVPVQRPPKKGDDNSSDATTMTTQWEMGILEKVGLLKMDFLGLRNLTVLDNCVKLIKKTRGQVVDPMTFPLDDPETYRLLQRGDAKGVFQLESEGIRELLKRMKPDNIRDLIAVLALYRPGPLEGGMVDEYVECKNGRKKPEYAHPIMEEVLSETYGVMVYQEQIMRMLNRMGGIELAKAYACIKAISKKNFEIINTRKADFIAGSTQRDMSAEKAEEIFDLIVKFGGYGFNKSHTAAYAQIGYQTAYLKAHFTAEYMAALLSSEIDDGNKRDVFIDHISDARKLGIDVLPPDVNRGLADFDVQHNRIIFGLTAIKGLGRGAAQEIVRARNEGGKFKDLFDFCERIDRRIVQKGAVEKMIQAGAFDVFGRRAAHFAAVAKAYQAADERASEKRRGQKSFLDLFEGDDGADDGGAKHHGLPDVPEWPETERLKFEKEALDFYISSHPLAQHDEQLRRFRTHDAGDLAKGGKNGTEARIGGMITNLDVRTANKGRNIGRKYAMFRIEDFTGSVRCIMWSDEYSRFKDQVDSDTVAVFEGVLNWAADRAEPDFAIKKIITLDEARAEFTKSMVLKLAYTEDEETLRKLDAVSLILKRHKGPCPVYMNVRDPNGKQVQLKLSDEFRVNPAALKLEELEMLLGPGAIIFSR, from the coding sequence ATGGCCCGCTGCTTCTGCCACTTGCACCTGCACACGCACTACAGCATGTTGGACGGGTTCAACCGCATCCCGCCGCTGGTGAAGCAGACAAAAGAACTGGGCATGAACGCGGTCGCCATCACCGACCACGGGAACCTGTACGGCGCCATCGAGTTCTACATGGAGTGCAAGAAGGGCGGCATCAAGCCCATCATCGGGTACGAGGCGTACCTGGCGCCGGGTTCGCGCCTGGAGCGCGACAGCAAAGGCGAACTCGGCTTCTCCACGCACCTCACCCTGCTCGCCAAAAACGAAGCCGGGCTCAAGAACCTCATCAAGCTGTCGAGCATCGCGTACCTGGAAGGGTTCTACCGCAACCCGCGCATCGACAAAGAGATCCTCGAGCAGTACCACGAAGGCATCATGTGCCTGAGCGGGTGCCTGGCGGGCGAGTTCAACCAGTACATCATCAAGGACAAGCCCCACGAGGCCGAGAAGACCGCCAAATGGTTCCGTAAGGTGTTTGGTGAAGACTTCTACATCGAGATCCAGAACAACGGCATCGGGCTCCAGGACCAATGTACCCCGGTGGCCGCGGACATCGCGAACAAGCTCGGCGTGCCGCTCGTGGCCACCGCGGACGCGCACTACCTGTGCTCCGAGGACGCCCAGGCGCACGACGTGCTGTTCTGCATCAACACGCGCCAGATGCACGACCCGCGGAAGAAGAAGTACCCCGAAGAGCGGATGGCGAACCCGTACTTCGTCCGCAGCCCGGAGGACATGTACCGGCTCTTCCCCAACCACCCGGACGCCGTCGCGCGCAGCCAGGAGATCGCGGACAAAGTCGACATCGACATCGACTTCAAGAAGCGCTACTTCCCGGTGTTCGTCACGCCCGACGAGAAGACGCCCGACGCGTACCTGCGCGAGCTGTGCGAACGGGGCATGTACGAACGGTACGGGGCCGAGCCGAGCGAGGCGGTGCGCAAGCGCCTGGACCACGAGCTCGGCATCATCAACAAGATGGGGTTCCCCACTTACTTCCTCGTGGTGTGGGACTTCGTCCGGTTCGCGCGCGAGGAGGGCATCCCGTGTACGGCCCGCGGATCGGGCTGTGGGGCGATCGTTTGCTACCTGTTGTACATGAGCCACGTCTGCCCGCTCGAGTACGACTTGCTGTTCGAGCGGTTCCTCGACCCGAACCGGTCCGAGGCGCCCGACATCGATATCGACTTCTGCCAGGAGCGGCGCGAGCTGGTCATCGACTACGTGAAGCGGAAGTACGGCGTCGAGTCGGTCGCCCAGATCGGCACGTTCGGTACGCTCGCGGCGAAGGCCGCGCTCAAGGACGTGGGGCGCGTGCTGGGGCAGACCCCGGAGCGCATGAACGCGCTGTGCAAGCTCGTCCCGATGAAGGGGGCGATCTCGAAGAGCCTCCAGGAGGCGCTCGACGAGTCGCCGGACTTCAAGCGCGAGTACGACCAGGACCCCTCGATCCGCGAAGTGGTCGACATCGCCCTGAAACTCGAAGGGGCGAACCGCAACGTGGGCACGCACGCGGCCGGCGTGGTGATCGCGAACGGCCCGGTCACGAACTACGTGCCGGTCCAGCGCCCGCCCAAGAAGGGCGACGACAATTCCAGCGACGCGACCACGATGACGACCCAGTGGGAAATGGGCATCCTCGAGAAGGTCGGGCTGCTGAAGATGGACTTCCTGGGGTTGCGCAACCTCACGGTCCTCGACAACTGCGTGAAGCTCATCAAGAAGACCCGCGGTCAGGTCGTGGACCCGATGACGTTCCCGCTCGACGACCCGGAGACGTACCGGCTGCTCCAGCGCGGCGACGCCAAGGGCGTGTTCCAGCTCGAAAGCGAGGGCATCCGCGAGCTCCTGAAGCGGATGAAGCCGGACAACATCCGCGACCTGATCGCGGTGCTCGCGCTGTACCGCCCCGGCCCGCTCGAGGGCGGCATGGTGGACGAGTACGTCGAGTGCAAGAACGGCCGCAAGAAGCCCGAGTACGCGCACCCGATCATGGAAGAGGTGCTGAGCGAGACTTACGGCGTCATGGTGTACCAGGAGCAGATCATGCGGATGTTGAACCGCATGGGGGGCATTGAACTCGCCAAAGCCTATGCGTGCATCAAGGCCATCAGCAAGAAGAACTTCGAGATCATCAACACGCGCAAGGCCGACTTCATTGCGGGCTCGACGCAGCGGGACATGAGCGCGGAAAAGGCCGAAGAAATCTTCGACCTGATCGTGAAGTTCGGCGGCTACGGCTTCAACAAATCACACACCGCGGCCTACGCACAGATCGGGTACCAGACGGCGTACCTGAAGGCCCACTTCACCGCGGAATACATGGCCGCGCTGCTCTCGTCGGAAATCGATGACGGGAACAAGCGCGACGTGTTCATCGACCACATCTCCGACGCACGGAAGCTCGGTATCGATGTGCTCCCGCCGGACGTGAACCGCGGGCTGGCCGACTTCGACGTGCAGCACAACCGCATCATCTTCGGCCTCACGGCCATCAAGGGTTTGGGGCGCGGGGCCGCGCAGGAAATCGTTCGCGCCCGGAACGAGGGCGGGAAGTTCAAGGACTTGTTCGACTTCTGCGAGCGGATCGACCGGCGCATCGTGCAGAAGGGCGCCGTCGAGAAGATGATCCAGGCCGGGGCGTTCGACGTGTTCGGCAGGCGCGCGGCGCACTTCGCGGCGGTCGCGAAGGCGTACCAGGCGGCCGACGAGCGGGCGTCCGAGAAGCGCCGCGGGCAGAAGAGCTTCCTCGATCTGTTCGAGGGCGACGACGGCGCGGACGATGGAGGCGCGAAGCACCACGGGCTACCCGACGTTCCCGAGTGGCCGGAGACGGAGCGCCTCAAGTTCGAGAAAGAGGCGCTCGACTTCTACATTTCGAGCCACCCGCTCGCGCAGCACGACGAGCAGTTGCGCCGGTTCCGCACGCACGATGCGGGCGACCTCGCGAAGGGCGGCAAGAACGGCACCGAGGCCCGCATCGGCGGGATGATTACGAACCTCGACGTGCGCACCGCGAACAAGGGCCGCAACATCGGCCGCAAGTACGCGATGTTCCGCATCGAGGACTTCACCGGGTCCGTGCGCTGCATCATGTGGTCCGACGAGTATTCGCGGTTCAAGGACCAAGTGGACTCGGACACGGTCGCGGTGTTCGAGGGCGTGCTGAACTGGGCCGCGGACCGTGCCGAGCCGGACTTCGCCATCAAGAAGATCATCACGCTCGACGAGGCCCGGGCCGAGTTCACCAAGAGCATGGTGCTGAAACTCGCCTACACCGAGGACGAAGAGACGCTGCGAAAACTGGACGCGGTGAGCCTCATTTTGAAGCGCCATAAGGGGCCGTGCCCGGTGTACATGAACGTCCGCGACCCGAACGGCAAACAGGTGCAGTTGAAGCTCAGTGACGAGTTTCGTGTTAACCCGGCCGCACTGAAGCTCGAAGAACTGGAGATGCTGTTGGGGCCGGGCGCGATCATTTTCTCGCGGTAG
- a CDS encoding type II toxin-antitoxin system PemK/MazF family toxin, translating to MSSPLQQGRIVWVELLDPQGRNPKRRPTVVLTPTAEIHPEGEVVVAALSSQTDQSPPNVSVEVPWHRDGHPRTKLNRRNVVVCSWLVVVPVAALGAGDLGGIVPFAEMARILEIVRAIQGGPANQTPPETEPNS from the coding sequence GTGAGTTCGCCCCTCCAGCAAGGTCGGATCGTGTGGGTGGAATTACTCGATCCGCAAGGACGGAACCCGAAGCGGCGCCCGACCGTCGTTCTGACGCCCACTGCCGAAATTCACCCCGAGGGGGAAGTTGTTGTCGCAGCGCTGAGTTCACAGACGGATCAGTCGCCACCGAACGTGTCGGTCGAGGTTCCGTGGCACCGTGACGGCCACCCGCGGACAAAACTGAACCGGCGGAACGTGGTCGTGTGTTCGTGGCTCGTGGTGGTGCCGGTCGCCGCGCTCGGGGCCGGCGATCTGGGCGGGATTGTGCCGTTCGCGGAGATGGCTCGTATCTTGGAGATTGTCCGCGCGATACAAGGTGGCCCGGCGAACCAAACACCCCCAGAGACAGAACCGAATTCATGA
- the thpR gene encoding RNA 2',3'-cyclic phosphodiesterase, protein MGRTRTFIGIDIGDAIRGSAVALQKELTKISAGVKWTAPESMHITLLFLGEVDDRELHPVCKAVKAVAAGEAPFSLRVSGVGAFPNPRRPKVLWGGVTDGAEPLQRLYTALEEEMLELGCYRTEERGYTPHLTLGRINSPEDGVALVAELPKRMAWQGGRVAVGEVIVYSSEMDRDGPVYTVMGRAPLTGK, encoded by the coding sequence ATGGGACGAACGAGAACGTTTATCGGCATCGACATTGGCGACGCGATTCGCGGGAGCGCCGTTGCGCTCCAGAAGGAACTGACGAAAATCAGCGCCGGGGTCAAGTGGACGGCGCCGGAGAGCATGCACATCACACTGCTGTTCCTGGGCGAAGTGGACGACCGCGAACTGCACCCGGTGTGCAAGGCCGTGAAAGCGGTCGCCGCGGGCGAAGCGCCGTTCTCACTCCGGGTATCCGGTGTGGGGGCGTTCCCGAACCCCCGGCGCCCGAAGGTGCTGTGGGGCGGCGTCACCGACGGCGCGGAACCGCTCCAACGGCTGTACACGGCGCTCGAAGAAGAGATGCTGGAACTGGGCTGCTACCGCACGGAGGAGCGCGGGTACACGCCGCACCTCACGCTCGGGCGCATCAACAGCCCGGAAGATGGCGTCGCGCTCGTGGCCGAACTGCCCAAGCGGATGGCGTGGCAGGGCGGGCGGGTCGCGGTCGGTGAGGTGATAGTGTACAGCAGCGAGATGGACCGCGACGGCCCGGTGTACACGGTTATGGGCCGCGCGCCGCTGACGGGAAAGTAG
- a CDS encoding adenosine kinase, with protein sequence MKEFHLIGLGNSLVDILLELSDAEFGPLAFEKGTMRLTEYEEQQKLLTAFHGREPRLVSGGSVANSVIACSQLGGKGAFIGCVGDDRYGLHYSEEFRELDIDFANPPLVGETTGTCVSIITPDAERTMRTCLAVSSHLAARHVPVEKIAASEWLFVEGYIFANPATGQLAIRESLQAAKASGTKVALTCSDAFVPQVFGEAFHGALKQSDLLFCNATEAMAIAGGSTAEVAFANLKGVVPNAVVTDGPNGAFLRYHGAEHHVPAFACKPIDVTGAGDMFAGSFLYGITHGIAAEKAARAANFLAMKVITQIGARLHHGARDYWREACI encoded by the coding sequence ATGAAAGAGTTCCACCTGATCGGCCTCGGCAACTCGCTGGTCGATATCCTTCTCGAGCTCAGTGACGCGGAGTTCGGGCCGCTCGCGTTCGAGAAGGGCACCATGCGCCTCACCGAGTACGAGGAGCAGCAAAAGTTGCTCACCGCGTTCCACGGGCGCGAGCCGCGCCTCGTGAGCGGCGGGAGCGTGGCGAACTCGGTCATCGCGTGCTCGCAACTCGGCGGCAAGGGGGCGTTCATCGGGTGCGTCGGCGACGACCGCTACGGCCTCCACTACAGCGAAGAGTTCCGCGAACTGGACATCGATTTCGCGAACCCGCCGCTGGTGGGCGAAACGACCGGCACCTGCGTGAGCATTATCACGCCCGACGCCGAGCGCACGATGCGGACGTGCCTCGCGGTCTCGAGCCACCTCGCCGCGCGCCACGTCCCCGTGGAGAAGATCGCCGCGAGCGAGTGGCTCTTCGTGGAGGGTTACATTTTCGCGAACCCCGCGACCGGTCAACTCGCGATCCGCGAATCGCTCCAGGCGGCGAAGGCGAGCGGAACGAAGGTCGCGCTGACGTGTTCCGACGCCTTCGTTCCGCAAGTGTTCGGCGAAGCGTTCCACGGAGCGCTCAAGCAAAGCGACCTGCTCTTCTGCAACGCGACCGAAGCAATGGCTATTGCGGGCGGGAGCACGGCCGAGGTCGCGTTCGCGAACTTGAAGGGCGTCGTTCCGAACGCGGTCGTCACCGACGGGCCGAACGGCGCGTTCCTCCGGTACCACGGGGCGGAGCACCACGTTCCGGCGTTCGCGTGCAAGCCGATCGACGTGACCGGCGCGGGCGACATGTTCGCGGGATCGTTCCTCTACGGGATCACGCACGGGATCGCCGCGGAGAAGGCGGCCCGCGCCGCGAACTTCCTCGCGATGAAGGTGATTACCCAGATCGGCGCCCGGCTCCACCACGGGGCTCGCGATTACTGGCGCGAGGCGTGTATTTAG